The DNA sequence AAGGCTATTTTTCCCGAGATTTCGTTTTCTCCCCCGTAAATTCCGATATACGCATCCTGCAGCACATTAAGAAAGATATCTCCCCCGTTGTTGATGATGGTATCACTGCATCCCGCCTCTCTGGCAGCTTCGGCGGCCATCTGGGCCACGGTTCCAGCCACTGCTGCCATCGGCCCCACCCCGACTATCTGCGACGCGGTATGCATGCGTTGTACCGGTTCCGGAGGATCTCCGGGGAGTACCTTCAGGGGTTCCAGAGCATGAAGAAACTCAGGGAACTCTTCGATATACCCCTGTATCTGGCGGCGGAGTTTTTTGACGGTCGCTCTGACAACATCAAAACGCTCTGTGGCAACAATGAACGCCGCCTCCCGGTAGCGGAATTCCGTAAAGGTACGCATCAGATTATGGAGGAGCAGGCACCGTAGGGGCAGTTCTCAATACAGCTTAAGCATTCCACACATTTTGAATCGTCGAAGGTCACCGTCCTGTCACCGTTATCGGTAAAGTGAAGGGCATCGGTGGGGCAGTGGGGAATGCAGTTGCCGCAGGAGACGCAGAGCGTCTCGTCCCAGCGCAGACCCTTCTGGTGCTCCCGTACTTCGATTTGAAGCTCTTTTACCCAGTCGATTCCCCGGGCGATATCCTCATCGGTGCCGGTCAGGTCCAGAACGAGAAATCCCTCCTCATCGGGGGTTACCTTTGCCCGAAAGATGTTGATGATCAGGTTGTAGTCCTTTACCAGGTGGTAAACAATCGGTTTCTCTGTTTCGCACCGGGGAAAATAGAGCATCAGCC is a window from the Marispirochaeta sp. genome containing:
- a CDS encoding UPF0280 family protein encodes the protein MRTFTEFRYREAAFIVATERFDVVRATVKKLRRQIQGYIEEFPEFLHALEPLKVLPGDPPEPVQRMHTASQIVGVGPMAAVAGTVAQMAAEAAREAGCSDTIINNGGDIFLNVLQDAYIGIYGGENEISGKIAFKISAEDTPLALCSSSSQMGHSRSFGNCSLATVTADNASLADAAATLAGNLSKDPASARAAAERIANLPGVRGVLILVEDSVAMAGELPELISCDNSRVRARILRHPLSFGVRRFSGRKGTD
- a CDS encoding 4Fe-4S dicluster domain-containing protein, with the protein product MTTKRLMLYFPRCETEKPIVYHLVKDYNLIINIFRAKVTPDEEGFLVLDLTGTDEDIARGIDWVKELQIEVREHQKGLRWDETLCVSCGNCIPHCPTDALHFTDNGDRTVTFDDSKCVECLSCIENCPYGACSSII